The DNA region ACCCGCAGGCTGCACTCGGCTCTCGGCTACCTCAGTCCAGCCGAAGTCGAACGCCAAGCCGCGCGGACCGCCCCCGGTCACCTCCGGGGGGCGGTGGCAACGGCCGCTGACGCGACCACTGCTACCGCGATTAAACTGCCTGCTGAGAAAGAGAAATCTTTAGGCTGATAACCGTCTACAAGATCGGGGCACGTCCAATCAACCCCCCAAGTCTGTGATCTCGCGGGCTAATCTGTACTTAATCTCGGCCTCATCGAGATTTCCCATAGCCTGAAGAGCATTTGCTAGCCCGTTGAGAGCGACTTTCACGCCTCCAGCATTCTCTGCCAGCTGACTGGCTGACAAGGCTCGCTCGAATGACTCGGCTGCGAGCGAGTACTTGCCTTGCCTCGTGAAGGTTCTTCCGAGTTTAACCAGGGCTCCTGCTGCGCCATCTTGGTCGGCAATTTCCTGTCGTGTGCCCACTGACGATCTGAACCAGCGTACCGCCGAGTCAAGTTCGCCGAGTTCGGCGAAAATGTCCCCTAGGCGACTGCAACAGTATGCAGCATCGTCGGGAGCATTCAGCCTACCGGCGAGAGACAGCGCACTCACGAACCGTCCTTCGGCTGCCGAGTAGTCTCCGGTTTGGAACTCAAGGTCCCCTAGAGTTCTGAGCTGCGTGAGCTCTTTCTCTTCCCCCTTTTCCGTGCTGAGCATCCGAATGTGCTGAAGTGCTATCTCGTGATGCACAATTGCAGCGTCGAAGTGAGTCTGGCGAGCTAATAGTCCTCCGAATCTTCGGTGAAGATTTTGGATGACTTCGCTGGGCGGCTCAATGAGCCACCCTAGGCCGACTGCGAGCCGGAATCTCCGACGGGCTCCTTTCAAATCTCCCAGACTCTCGTAGAGGAGTGCGAGATTGTTCTCCGCAGCTATCAGGCTGGAGAGTATTGCCCCTGAGAGCGATCGCTGAGACCGGAGACTGGTGGAATAATAGTAGTAGTAGAGAGGTAGAGGCCTAGCCTCGTAGCTCAGGCCGCGTCCCAGTGCCTTTCTGATATCTGCGATCGAATAAGCTGCTCCTGGGGCGAGAATCTCGCGCTCGTGAAGTAGGCTCTCTTCGGGTACTCCTCTCATCATTTTCCAGCGGACTTTCTCTAGGCTTCGGAATGGTCGGATCTCTCCTTCGATTAGTGACGCAATTTGCTGAGTCACCATTATTGGCTCGTCGAGTGGAAAAGGCTTTCGGCCAAGAAGACTCTGAGCTACGAGGAACTCTTGAATCGTATAGTGCGCGAATCGGAACTCGTCGCGTGAGGTTTTGTTGAGGAGTGATTGGCCTCCAAACTCGAGTCCTGACAGATTTGCAGGATGGTCTTCTAGAAGCTTGTCTAGTTCCTGCTCCCCGATCGATCGAATCTGCCTTCCCTCGGCCTCCTGTCCTTGCATGTGCAGCGCAAGGCGAACGCAAGCATCCCAGAGCTCGGACGTGGTGGCACCTCGGTTCTTTCGTCTCCGTTGTTCCCGCTCTAGCCAGTGCCGAACCAAGGCCTCGTAGATGTCGTACTCAGAGGCCTGCTCTCTTAGGTCCATATTCATTAGGTCGTCGATGTAGGCGAGCAGCATGGGGCGCATTCGAAGAGACTTCATCTGCCCAACCAGCTTTCTGGCTCGCTCTTTGGGCTCCTCGCTGTGGGAGAACCAACGCTTGATTCTTGAAGTCGGCCCGGTTGGGTATTTCTTCGACAGATACTCGTTTATCTGGTTGTTCGAGAATGGTGAGAGATACAGGAGGTTGCAGTTGCTGAAACCGCCAATGCTCATCTTTCCGGGCTCTTCCTTGAGTTCTGAATCGGTCTTTGGGAAGAACTGCGTGCGACAAGTTATGAAAACTCGTCGGAAGTGCTTCGAGGCGTCTAACAGGTTGGTGACGCGAGTCTCGATTCTCTCGCGGGTTGGGTCTTCGTCAAGCGCGTCGAGCAGGAGTATGGTCTTAGATTTTCCTTGATGCTCCTCTAGCTTTTTCAGTGTGTCTGTCCCAAGGGCCAAGATCCTGAACCTAATTGACTTGGGCCAGAAGCCCAGAATGGCTGTGAGTTGTAGCATCATTAAGAGCGACGTCTTGCCCATTCCGGCGTCCGAGAGGATGAAGACGGTATTACGGCCATCTTTGATCTCGAATTCACCGGCAAGAAACTCATCGATCCAGTGACTTATAGGAGTTTGAAGAGATCGGCGCGGGTCATCTTCATTGAAGTCGGCAGGATTCAGCAGCTGGCAGTCTGGGTTGATGTAGTTTCTTGCCAGGATTCTCGCGTCCCCGAAGGCGTCGGAGAGCTGCTCAATTTGCTTTGAGCGCTCCCCTTTGACCTGGCCGAGGCGAGAGACGAGTTTGGCGATCCACCCAGCTGCGAGGACTGGAGAAAAGAAGTCGGTCACTTGTCGGGTTCCCCCCTTCTCGGCGTAGCGCCCCCACGGGGCGATCTGTCCTTGGGGTCTTTCGATTTTGCGCGTTAGCGGCTTCAAGATACTAGCGAGCCGCAGCCTTTAGGCCAAGCCTGTATTGCTCATGTGCGAATCCGAATCTGTCGATAATTTAGGTCGCGCTGAAGGTTCAACGACTTCGCGTGTCGGTAGCTTTAGGGAGAGCTGCCGTTGAGACTCTCTTCGCAAGCTCCGACGTTGGAGTATCTGCGTGCGGTCTAACTCGATGCGGAGCCGGTCTGTCATGCTGGGAAGAAGTGTGTCCTGCGGTGTGGGCGACCAAGCCACCCAGTTAAGAATGAGGGCTAGAGATTTTCGGTGAGTGCTTCCGGGCTAAGCGTCAAGGGGAATTTTTGACAGAAAGCTCCATCAGCATCTTCCAGCCCAGAAAGGGGCCGCTCAGCCTTAGCGTTTGCAGGTCGACATGCCTTCTTCGAAAATTCGGTTGTCGCTCGCGGACTCCATTTAGGCCAGTTGAGACCTGGAGATTTCACTAGATTCAAATGATCTTTTCGCAACGCCACCGTAAGCTTCGGAGCACTTAATGCCTTCTGCTCAGGCCTGACTGATCGACTGCCAAGGAGAGATTCACTGGAGGGTCCAGTCGCCTTAGGGACTTGCCGTGCCGCCACCCGCGCTCCTCGGGAGCGCTGGCGCACCCCGAAGCCATCTGCTCCAGCGTGAGTGAGTGAAAAGAGGTGCGGAACGGAGGAGCTAGCTCCCAAGGGACTTGCCGTGCCGCCATCGCGCCCTGTGAGCGCGGTGGCGCACACCAAGACCTTCTGCTCCAGCGTTTCTGACCGACTGATTAAGGAGGGAAGGAATGGTGGCCCACAGTGGACCCACTTTAAACCCTTCCCGAGGCAGCGACGAGGACGACGACGAAGAGGGCGATGCGGTAGCAGCGGGGGAGGTCCTGCATGCGTTTCTAGGGCGGCTTGAGGGATTTCGGGCCGCCCTACTTGCGTCTGGGGAGAGCCTCAAATGAGCGCCTCCTGCGAGACCTGGCAGGCCCTCATCCAGGACACCCCCGACGGGCCGAAGATCCGTCACCTCGCCCTCGATCGCTGCGACCTGATCGACTACGCCCTGGTTCAGCACGAGAGCCGGCACGCCCTCAAGTATCCCAACCGTCGCCGGGCTGCGTGGCGGATCATCCGTAAGCGCTACAGCCTCCGCCTCGAGGCGGTCGAGGTTCCGGTCCCTGAGCGCAAGGGGGCGGCGTGACGTGGCTGTACATTCCGCCGTCACCGCCCTCTCCGTCTGTACCGGAGTCGGGATGCTCGACCACGGCGTCGACATCGCTCTTGGCGGCGCGCTGCGCCCAATCATGTATGTGGAGGGGGAAGCGTTCTGCGCCGCGCACCTGGCGACACAGATGGAAGAGGGCGTCCTGGCTCCGGCGCCTGTCTGGTCTGACCTCCGGTTGCTTTGCCATCCCCGACTCGGCGCCCGCCCCTTTGTCGAGCGGGAAGTCCGACGGCTCGGCGGCCTCGGCCTCCTCTTCGGCGGCATCCCCTGTCAGCCCTACAGCGGCGCCGGCCTCCGCCGTGGAAAAGACGATGCTCGAGATCTATGGCCGGCCACTCGTCGAGCGATTGGGGCGTTCCAACCCGGGCTCGTGTTTCTCGAAAACGTCGCCGGATTCGCAGGAGACCCTTCCGGGCTTTGGCGAGTTGCCGGATCCCTGGAAGATCTGGGCTACCGCGTTGCGGCGGGACTATGGAGCTCGGAGGAGTGCGGCGCGAACCACGGCCGCATCCGGTGCTTCGTCCTGGCCGACCGCGACACTGACCGAGCTCGGGAACTCACCCGCCAGCTACGCGGCCATGAAGGACAGCATGACGACCGGCGCGCGGAAAGCGGTGACGGAGTTGTCTCAGGCCGCGAGACTGTGGCCGCTGGAGACGTGGCCAACCGTGGTCGCCTTGGACGGCGCCGGCTTCCGAGGGGATGCGGGTCCGAACAGGCACGCCGGCGAGACTCTGACCGACGCGGTCCAGAGCTGGGCGACGCCGGTCGCGAAGGACGCAAACGGTCCGACCTCGAATCACCGCGACCTCTGCCGCGAGGCCTCGATCTTCCCCGGTACGCCCTCAGTCGAAACGCCTTCCGAGCTTGGGCAGCTATCGCAGGTGCTCGCCCAGATCTCCTACCCGCAGCTCCCATCGGATGGCAAGAGCAGCGGCGGGAGGAAGCTCAACCCGGCCTTCGCGGCGTGGCTGATGGGCTGGCCCCCCGAGTGGACCGACTCCGTGCCACCGGAAACGGAGTGGACCCACTGGTGGCAGCGTACGCGTTCGTCTCTCTTTGGGCTGCTCTCCATGGCCGGGAGAGTTGAGGTGGCGGCGTGACGTGGTCGGTCCTCTGCACCGACGTGCTCGAGGGCCTTGCTGCCCTGCCCTCGGACTCCGTCCAGTGCGTCGTGACCTCGCCTCCCTACTGGGGGCTCCGGGACTACAGCATCCCGCCGACGCGCTGGGCGGATGGCACCGTCTGTTGCCTTGGCCTCGAGCCAACCCCTCACGCCTTCGTCGAGCACCTGGTTGAGGTGTTCGATGGGGTGCGCCGCGTGCTTCGGGCCGACGGGGTGTGCTGGGTAAATCTGGGGGACACCTACGCCGGCGGGCGCCGCGGACCCGAGGGCGATCACTCCAACCTTGCGGGGACTCGGAACAACCAAGCCGAGTCCCGGAAGGTCGAGATCTCAAAGCGGGTCGACGGGGTGCCGGACACGAACCTCCTCGGCATCCCCTGGCGCTTTGCGCTCGCGGCGCAGTCGGCGGGCTGGTTCCTGCGCCAGAACGTCATCTGGCACAAGTCGAATCCCTTCCCGGAGACGATCACCAGCCCACGGTGGGAGCGCTGTAGGCGCCAAGTGGGCGGCGGCTGGCAAGGCGATCACCCTTCGAAGCGACCGGAAGGGGCGAGCCGCTCGGGGTGCTTCGGTTCTTCCGGCGGAACGGTGGACTCGCCTGGTGCTGCGACTTGGGAACCTTGTCCGGGGTGCTCCTCGTGCGAACCCAATGATGGGTTCGTTCTTCGCCGCGGCTCCTGGCGCCCAACGACGGCGCACGAGCACCTGTTCATGCTGACGAATTCCTCGGACTACTTCGGCTGTGGAGAGTCCGTCAGGGAGCCTCTCTCTCCAAAGACCCGAACGGTCAAGACTACGCCGCGGAAGGGCGAGGGCGTGGAGAGTCGAGGGGAGGCCCTCAACGCCTGGATGGAGTCGCAGGGCGGCCGCTACCATCCGAACGGCCGCAACCTTCGCTCGGTCTGGCAGATCTCCACGCAGCCATTCTCAGGCGCCCACTTCGCCACCTTTCCCGAGCGCCTCGTCGAGCCCTGCATCCTCTCGTCGACTCCTGAGGCCGGCTGCTGCTCGAGCTGCGGCACTCCCTGGCTCCCGATCATCGAGCGCCGTCCTGGCGCCGGCAAGCGCAAGCCGGCCCACGTTCCCGGAACCCAAGGTTCGAGGACCTCGTCGACCGGATGGCGCTCCACTTTTGGTGGTGTCCAGGGCCACCGTCCCGCCTGCGACTGCGATGCGCCGGCGCGCCCCTCTCTGGTCCTGGACCCCTTCGCCGGCAGCGGCACGACGGGGCTCGTCGCCCTTCGCCTCGGTCGCTCGTTCCTCGGCCTCGAGCGCTCCCTCGCTTACTGCTCAATGGCTCGCGACCGGATCGGCGAGGCGGACCCGAATGTCCGCCTGTCGAAGCCGGCCGAGCTCGCTCCGATCTCCGGGCCGCTCTTCGAGGAGGGCGCCGCCTGATGGTTCTACCCGCAATCCCGAATGACACAACCCCGGCGGCCACCGGCCGCCTGAAGGAGAGCGCATGAGGATTCCCTTTCTTTTCCTTGCCTGGGACGACGTCTTTCCCGACGAGGGCAGCTTCCTGACGTGGGCTTGGTCAGCAACTCGCGCTCGTCGCGCCTTGGTCCGTCGCTCGGGAGCGGAGCCCGGTGACTTTGGCGTCGTGAGCGTTCATCACGACGTGCTTTGGATTCGGATCCTCGCGATTTTCTCGGAGTGGGCTCGCGCCAAGGTAAGGGCGGCGGACCGAGAGCTCCGGGCGGATCGGGAAGCCTTCCGCAGGGAGGTGCGGAAGCACTCGGAAGGCGGTGGCGAGTGACCAGGCCCGACATTGAGCCGCTCTTCGGCATCGTTCGCGAGGCGTTGGAAGCTGCCGAGAAGAGCATCATCTGGGCCGGATCCTGCTACGGCTCCGAGTGCACGAGTCTGGACTGCGCTTGTGCGATCGCCAAGGTTCGTGGCGCTCTTGAGGCGCTGCCGCACTTCGTCCTGGACGCCGCAGCGATCGACGCCTTCGCAGAGGCAGTCGCCAAGCACTGTGGCGCCGAGGGCGACGGCCTCGCCTTCGACATCGACATATGGACGGGTGAGGTCACCCCGGAGGGTGCCTAAATGGTCAACAAAGTAATCCTTGTCGGGAACCTCGGCCGCGATCCCGAAGTCAGAAACACGCCCAACGGTCAATCCGTCGCCAGTTTCAGCCTCGCCACCTCTCGCCGCTGGCGCGACCGGGAGGGTCAGAGCCAAAGCGAGACCACCTGGCACAACATCGTCTGCTGGGGCAAGTCGGCGGAAATCGCCGGCCGCTTCCTGCAGAAGGGCAAACAGGTCTACATCGAGGGCCGTCTCCAGACCCGCTCCTGGGAGGACCGCAAGACCGGCGAAAAGAAGTACCGCACTGAGATCGTCTGCGACAACTTCCAGATGCTCGGCCAGCGCGGCGAGCGGGACGACCGGGGCGCCTCGAGCGGCTACTCGGGCACGGGAGGAGGCGACCACGGTCCGGAGATCGAAGATGACGACATCCCGTTCTGACGCCCATCGCTGCCCGGACTGCGGAGGCCTCAAGAGCCGCAAGTCCAAGCGTTGCCGGGGGTGCGCTGTCAAGGCCCGCCGTGCCGCCGCGAAGCCTCGCCGTCACTGCCCGGGCTGCGGCGCGATCCTCAGGGGCACTCGGGCGAAGCAGTGCTACGCCTGCTGGGCGCGGGGGGAGCAAGATCGCCACGACTCGCAGGCGGCGCGCACCTGCCCAACCTGTAAGGGCCGGAAGTCCAAGGGGGCGGTCCAGTGCCGAAAGTGCTCTTACGTCAACCGCGAGTTCTCACCGACGGTCACCTGTGGCGGCTGCGGCGACTCGATGCCCCGGGGCTCGGGTCTCTGCGCGGACTGCCGTGCCGAGCGGGATGCCCTGGGGGTCTCTCCGGATCTGATCGCCATCTCGACGGGCCGAGTCGTCGAGTTCCACGCGCCCTCCTGGGACTGGCTCGAGGAGGCTGTGGCGACGCTCATCGCCAAGGACTACGAGCCCACCCGCGAAGTTTCGCCTGGCGCTGGGGAGTACTTTCGCGAGGGGATGCTGTTGCGATGGAGGGATGCGGCGTGATTGTTGAGCGAGCCAAGAGATGGGCGGGAATCCTTCATGCCGGGCAAGTCGACAAGGCGGGCTTACCGATCTTCGACCACGTTCAACGAGTCGGGGTCCGCGTCGGTGCGCTCCTCTGGCGGGCGGGGCGGCCCCGGATGGAGGTTCGCGAGGCGGAGATCGCCGGCTTCCTGCACGACGCCATCGAGGACACCGTCGCGACGCACCCAATGATCGATGCTCTTTTCGGCCGACGGGTAGCAGCGGCGGTCCTGATCCTCTCTAGGGATGACTCAATCGCGTACTCGGAGTACATCGATCAGGTCTTCGTCCGCGGCGGCCTGATGGCCCAGCTCGTCAAATTCGTCGACATGGAGGACAACCTCCGGGAGCCGGTTCCGAACAGCCTCCGAAGGCGGTACGCGGACCACTTGCCACAGCTTGCGGAGGCCTGCCGTAGGAGCGGCTTCGAGATCGAGCCAGGGACCTCCCAGGTGCTCGACGAGATCCTCGGGAGGTCGGCGTGATCCGCCTCCCGTGGTGGCTCCGCCGCTGCAACTGCCGCTCCTTTTTCGCGCGAAACGGCTGGCATGCCGACGGTTGCCCTCGGTACCGCCGCGTCGATCGTTCCTACTTGTTCCGCGCTCCGAACATCCCTCCCCCGGAGGCCCCGCCGGCTTCCTCCTGGCACTCTCGGCGCCGCCCCCTCCCTCCCGACTCCCTTGCCGATGCGGACGACGGACCGTGGCTGGAGATGGTGCGGAAGCTCGTCGCCGAGGCCAGAAAAGACGGCAGGAAGGTCCGAGCCAGCATCGAGAAGATGGCCCGCAAAGTGCCGCCGGAGCCTGGAGACCTGATCCTCCGAGCGGTGCATTCCGGTGGGTGGCGAATCGAGATTCGAATTGGCGATTGGCCTACCTGCGAGACCGGACTGTGTCGGTGTCGCGACTGTCGAGATAGGGAGGGGTCGTGAGCGCTGGCGCTCGGTCGCCATGGCAGGGACGTCGCAGGGATGTCGCCGTCACCCTGAGTGGCAAGGAGATCCGTGCAGGGTTGCGGACCCGCATGATTCAGCGCGACGACGATGACCGGCTTTGGATGTCAGCCGGGGATGCCGGCTGGGTGCTGGTGGTCGAGCACAGCCTCTTCCCGGCGAAGGAGGGCGAGCGTTGACCAAACTGCGACAGCGGATACCCCATGACGGTCCCAATTCAGCGGATACCCCATGACGGTCAAGCCGAAATGCGGGGCCAAGACCCGGGCGGGCACTCCCTGTCAGCAGGTGGCTGGCTGGGGTACGGACCACGAAGGCTCCGGGCGCTGCAAGCTGCACGGAGGCGCCAAGCCCATCAAGCACGGCCGCTACTCCAAGGTCGCCCGCGACCGCCTGGGCGACATCCTGGACGAACTGCGCGAGGCCGACACGGACCCGCTCGACGCCCTTCCTGACCTCGAGCTCGTCCGAGCCTGCGCGGTCTACGCCCTGCGCAACGACGGCGCCCCGTCGACTGTTGCACGCCTCGCGGGCGAGGCCGCCCGCCTGGCCGACCAGATCCACAAGCGCCAGGCCTCGGGCGCCGTCACCCTTGAGACTCTCCACCGCGTCATCGAACAGCTAGGAGTCGCCGTTGCCCGACACGTTCGAGATCCCGAAGCTCTCGCCGCCATCGAGCGAGACTGGGGATCTCTCCGAATCGGTTCGTAGCGCGGCCCTCCGCGGCCTGCGCCAGGCGGCCACCCTCCGCCGGCCCTGGATCACGTTCGATCCTCTGGAGCCGGAGCCCGACCGGTTTGCCTTCAGCTTCGACTTTGGCGCCGCCTCGCCGATCGCCGTTCGCGAGACCGAGGACCTGTCCCTTGACGCCGACGACGTCGAGTACTACTCCCGGATTGAGAGCTGGTCCCATCAGGCTCCGCAAGCGTCCTCCGCCTCCGCCTTGGCCCAGCGCCCTAAGCTCTACGCCTGGAACCGCCCCCGCCTCTACCCGAAGCAAGAGCAGGCGCTCTTCGATCCGGCGCGCTGGGTGTTCATCGAGGCGTCGACGAAGGCCGGCAAGACCGCCGGCTGCATGGTCTGGCTCCTCGAGCAGGCCCTCCGCGGCCGCCCCGGTGCCAACTTCTGGTGGGTGGCCCCGACCTACCGGCAGAGCCGCATGGTGTTCCGCCGATTCGAGCGCGCCATACCGCGCCAGGCCTACATCGCCAACCGCTCGGAGCTGACGATCACGCTTCCCAACGGCGCCACCATCTGGCACCTCTCGGCCGACCGCCCGGACAACGTCTATGGCGAGGACGTCGGTGCCGCGGTCCTCGACGAGGCCTCCCGCGTTTCCGAGGACATCTTCATCGCGGTCCGCTCGACCCTGACGGCCACCAAGGGACCAGCCCGCCTGATTGGCAACGTCAAGGGCCGGAAGAATTTCTTCTACCGCGAGTCGCGCAAGGCCGAGGCAA from Acidobacteriota bacterium includes:
- a CDS encoding tetratricopeptide repeat protein, with translation MTDFFSPVLAAGWIAKLVSRLGQVKGERSKQIEQLSDAFGDARILARNYINPDCQLLNPADFNEDDPRRSLQTPISHWIDEFLAGEFEIKDGRNTVFILSDAGMGKTSLLMMLQLTAILGFWPKSIRFRILALGTDTLKKLEEHQGKSKTILLLDALDEDPTRERIETRVTNLLDASKHFRRVFITCRTQFFPKTDSELKEEPGKMSIGGFSNCNLLYLSPFSNNQINEYLSKKYPTGPTSRIKRWFSHSEEPKERARKLVGQMKSLRMRPMLLAYIDDLMNMDLREQASEYDIYEALVRHWLEREQRRRKNRGATTSELWDACVRLALHMQGQEAEGRQIRSIGEQELDKLLEDHPANLSGLEFGGQSLLNKTSRDEFRFAHYTIQEFLVAQSLLGRKPFPLDEPIMVTQQIASLIEGEIRPFRSLEKVRWKMMRGVPEESLLHEREILAPGAAYSIADIRKALGRGLSYEARPLPLYYYYYSTSLRSQRSLSGAILSSLIAAENNLALLYESLGDLKGARRRFRLAVGLGWLIEPPSEVIQNLHRRFGGLLARQTHFDAAIVHHEIALQHIRMLSTEKGEEKELTQLRTLGDLEFQTGDYSAAEGRFVSALSLAGRLNAPDDAAYCCSRLGDIFAELGELDSAVRWFRSSVGTRQEIADQDGAAGALVKLGRTFTRQGKYSLAAESFERALSASQLAENAGGVKVALNGLANALQAMGNLDEAEIKYRLAREITDLGG
- a CDS encoding site-specific DNA-methyltransferase — protein: MTWSVLCTDVLEGLAALPSDSVQCVVTSPPYWGLRDYSIPPTRWADGTVCCLGLEPTPHAFVEHLVEVFDGVRRVLRADGVCWVNLGDTYAGGRRGPEGDHSNLAGTRNNQAESRKVEISKRVDGVPDTNLLGIPWRFALAAQSAGWFLRQNVIWHKSNPFPETITSPRWERCRRQVGGGWQGDHPSKRPEGASRSGCFGSSGGTVDSPGAATWEPCPGCSSCEPNDGFVLRRGSWRPTTAHEHLFMLTNSSDYFGCGESVREPLSPKTRTVKTTPRKGEGVESRGEALNAWMESQGGRYHPNGRNLRSVWQISTQPFSGAHFATFPERLVEPCILSSTPEAGCCSSCGTPWLPIIERRPGAGKRKPAHVPGTQGSRTSSTGWRSTFGGVQGHRPACDCDAPARPSLVLDPFAGSGTTGLVALRLGRSFLGLERSLAYCSMARDRIGEADPNVRLSKPAELAPISGPLFEEGAA
- a CDS encoding single-stranded DNA-binding protein encodes the protein MVNKVILVGNLGRDPEVRNTPNGQSVASFSLATSRRWRDREGQSQSETTWHNIVCWGKSAEIAGRFLQKGKQVYIEGRLQTRSWEDRKTGEKKYRTEIVCDNFQMLGQRGERDDRGASSGYSGTGGGDHGPEIEDDDIPF
- a CDS encoding HGGxSTG domain-containing protein: MTVKPKCGAKTRAGTPCQQVAGWGTDHEGSGRCKLHGGAKPIKHGRYSKVARDRLGDILDELREADTDPLDALPDLELVRACAVYALRNDGAPSTVARLAGEAARLADQIHKRQASGAVTLETLHRVIEQLGVAVARHVRDPEALAAIERDWGSLRIGS
- a CDS encoding terminase family protein → MPDTFEIPKLSPPSSETGDLSESVRSAALRGLRQAATLRRPWITFDPLEPEPDRFAFSFDFGAASPIAVRETEDLSLDADDVEYYSRIESWSHQAPQASSASALAQRPKLYAWNRPRLYPKQEQALFDPARWVFIEASTKAGKTAGCMVWLLEQALRGRPGANFWWVAPTYRQSRMVFRRFERAIPRQAYIANRSELTITLPNGATIWHLSADRPDNVYGEDVGAAVLDEASRVSEDIFIAVRSTLTATKGPARLIGNVKGRKNFFYRESRKAEAKEPGRAYFRLTWRDAVQGGVLDEEEIEDARRSLPEAAFKELYEAEPASDEGNPFGIDKIEAITVPSLSDGEPVIWGWDLAKSVDYTVGIALDEQGRVCRFVRYQRDWTFTMADIRQHVGTSVPALVDATGVGDPVVEQIQEGRGNVEGFKFSPSSKQELMVELSTWISRGAGEVPRGVITNELESFEYQYTATGVRYSAPPGAYDDCVMALALAVRGWRGYGSAPTSVYGEVYGGGNRR